A window of Streptomyces puniciscabiei contains these coding sequences:
- a CDS encoding FAD-dependent monooxygenase: MGSDVEVLVVGAGPAGLLLAGDLAEAGVRCTVVERREGESQLTRAFAVHARTMEQLDARGLADDLLLTGLRNPILQFLRIDLSHLPTRYPHVLVTPQYNTERLLLSRALTHGVNIMRAHEVTGVQQDPSGVDITVKTPAGTEHSLRADFVVGADGRNSCVRQSLGLPFPGRSAVRSMMLADVRMADPPKKPPTVAATGNAFAIVVPFGDGWFRVMAWNRHHPMPDNASVDLEEVKDVARQALGSDFGMHDPRWLSRFHSDERQSPRYRVGRVFLVGDAAHVHSPAGGMGLNTSIQDSANLSWKLAAVQRGRAPDTLLDSYQNERHPVGHRVLRMSGALLRGVLTTPRALCGLRDLSARTVLQAPPVARRLAMAISGLDISYAAAAGAHPLVGKRAPDVPLSDGRRLYEALRKRRFVLVTPSDTERFPSLITEWAGEVEIVSPKGATQKSVLVRPDAYIAWAISDESPEHRIDAARQALTEWCGTQGSSSVAPSPD, translated from the coding sequence ATGGGATCCGACGTTGAGGTGCTGGTCGTCGGTGCTGGTCCAGCGGGGTTGCTGCTCGCAGGTGACCTGGCCGAGGCCGGAGTCCGCTGCACCGTCGTGGAACGGCGAGAAGGGGAATCCCAGCTGACACGCGCATTCGCCGTTCACGCCCGAACGATGGAGCAACTGGACGCCCGCGGCCTGGCCGACGACCTGCTGCTGACCGGCCTCCGCAACCCGATCTTGCAATTTCTGCGGATCGATCTGTCGCACCTGCCGACCCGTTACCCCCACGTGCTCGTGACGCCCCAGTACAACACCGAGCGACTGCTCCTGTCCCGCGCCCTGACACACGGCGTGAACATCATGCGGGCCCACGAAGTGACTGGCGTCCAGCAAGATCCGAGCGGTGTCGACATCACCGTGAAGACACCAGCCGGCACTGAACACAGCCTGCGCGCAGACTTCGTCGTCGGCGCAGACGGACGAAACAGCTGCGTGCGCCAGTCCCTCGGCCTCCCATTCCCCGGCCGCTCCGCCGTTCGCTCCATGATGCTCGCAGACGTCCGGATGGCTGATCCGCCGAAGAAGCCGCCCACCGTGGCAGCGACCGGAAACGCCTTCGCCATTGTCGTCCCGTTCGGCGACGGCTGGTTCAGGGTCATGGCCTGGAATCGCCACCACCCCATGCCCGACAACGCCTCGGTCGATCTGGAAGAAGTCAAAGACGTCGCCCGCCAGGCGCTCGGCAGCGACTTCGGCATGCACGACCCTCGCTGGCTCTCCAGATTCCACAGCGACGAACGCCAGTCACCCCGCTACCGAGTAGGCCGAGTATTCCTCGTCGGCGACGCCGCCCATGTCCATTCCCCGGCCGGCGGCATGGGCCTCAACACCAGCATCCAGGACTCCGCAAACCTGAGCTGGAAACTCGCAGCCGTGCAGCGTGGCCGCGCACCGGACACCCTGCTCGACAGCTATCAGAACGAACGGCACCCGGTGGGACACCGGGTTCTGCGGATGAGCGGGGCACTGCTCCGCGGCGTCCTCACCACGCCACGGGCATTGTGCGGCCTCCGTGACTTGTCAGCGCGTACGGTGCTGCAAGCCCCACCAGTGGCCCGACGACTGGCCATGGCAATCTCGGGACTCGACATTTCCTACGCCGCCGCGGCCGGCGCGCATCCCCTTGTCGGGAAGCGGGCACCTGACGTCCCCCTCAGCGACGGACGCAGACTCTACGAAGCCCTCCGTAAGCGACGGTTCGTCCTTGTCACACCGTCCGACACGGAGCGCTTCCCCTCACTGATCACAGAGTGGGCCGGCGAGGTGGAGATCGTATCCCCGAAGGGCGCTACCCAAAAGAGTGTTCTGGTCAGACCAGACGCCTATATCGCATGGGCCATCTCGGACGAGTCACCTGAACATCGCATCGACGCGGCCCGTCAAGCATTGACCGAATGGTGCGGCACACAGGGCTCCAGCTCTGTAGCCCCTTCACCCGACTAG
- a CDS encoding HIT family protein: MAYETEACAFLPLDPLAPGHTLVVPTQHYADVFDTPRDVLAATVTLVQRVSGAMRAALDASGVNILSASGPASEQSVPHLHFHVVPRWADDGISTWPAGRSAHQVAGDPGTRLAEYLAGGQHHGSQSRN, translated from the coding sequence GTGGCGTATGAGACCGAGGCCTGCGCGTTCCTGCCGCTGGATCCGTTGGCGCCCGGACATACTCTGGTCGTTCCCACACAGCACTACGCGGATGTCTTCGACACCCCACGCGACGTCCTCGCCGCGACGGTTACGCTGGTCCAGCGTGTGTCCGGTGCTATGAGGGCTGCCCTGGACGCCTCAGGCGTGAACATCCTGAGCGCCAGCGGCCCGGCATCCGAACAGTCGGTGCCGCACCTTCACTTCCATGTCGTGCCGCGGTGGGCGGACGACGGGATCTCGACATGGCCGGCAGGGCGATCCGCGCATCAAGTGGCCGGCGACCCCGGCACGAGGCTTGCCGAGTACCTCGCTGGAGGGCAGCATCACGGGAGCCAGAGCCGCAACTGA
- a CDS encoding alpha/beta hydrolase produces MIFRTTTSRTSRPALPRVRTTAALRPLHHRLDPARVEEIPFRADDGVRLGLTRIHTGATDRPAVLLLHGHTASADMFLLPETRNLVDVLLDDGYEPWLLDWRGSCRLPYNETGQRYTYDDVALYDIPAAVRHVRERTGDRPLFVVAHCIGSLTLSLSMAAGLVPGLAGVVSQGVFLTPKLAGRTSLRMSLAGELLKTRIDHIPVDFRKVGLWSKYTPLFALASRKASCPDPTCQILHNSAWGTGASLFVHENLSKATHARLADLLGPAPLWILPHLRRIELARSVVRWHETDHRYRALPPNALDAAGRIDTPVLLLAGSENGLWLDSQRLCHDVLAHRQPQLDVSYTEIPGYGHLDTFLGRGAALDVFGHILEFLGGRG; encoded by the coding sequence ATGATCTTCAGGACGACCACCTCCCGCACCAGTCGGCCGGCGCTGCCCCGGGTCAGGACCACCGCGGCCCTGCGCCCGCTGCACCACCGCCTCGACCCGGCCCGCGTCGAGGAGATCCCCTTCCGGGCGGACGACGGCGTCCGCCTCGGCCTGACCCGCATCCACACCGGCGCCACGGACCGCCCCGCCGTGCTGCTGCTGCACGGACACACCGCGTCCGCCGACATGTTCCTGCTGCCGGAGACCCGCAACCTGGTCGACGTCCTCCTCGACGACGGCTACGAGCCCTGGCTGCTCGACTGGCGGGGCAGCTGCCGGCTGCCGTACAACGAGACCGGCCAGAGGTACACGTACGACGACGTGGCCCTGTACGACATCCCCGCGGCCGTCAGGCACGTACGCGAGCGCACGGGCGACCGCCCGCTGTTCGTGGTCGCCCACTGCATCGGCTCGCTCACGCTGTCCCTGAGCATGGCGGCGGGCCTGGTGCCGGGCCTTGCCGGTGTGGTGTCCCAGGGTGTGTTCCTTACGCCCAAGCTCGCCGGCCGCACATCGCTGCGGATGTCGCTGGCGGGGGAGCTGCTGAAGACGCGGATCGACCACATCCCGGTCGACTTCCGCAAGGTGGGCCTGTGGTCGAAGTACACCCCGCTGTTCGCACTGGCGTCACGGAAGGCGAGCTGCCCGGACCCGACCTGCCAGATCCTGCACAACTCCGCCTGGGGCACGGGCGCCTCGCTCTTCGTGCACGAGAACCTCTCCAAGGCCACCCACGCCCGCCTCGCCGACCTCCTCGGCCCCGCGCCGCTGTGGATCCTGCCCCACCTGCGCCGCATCGAGCTGGCCCGCAGCGTGGTCCGCTGGCACGAAACCGACCACCGCTACCGTGCCCTGCCGCCCAATGCGCTGGACGCGGCCGGCCGTATCGACACCCCCGTGCTGCTGCTCGCGGGCAGCGAGAACGGCTTGTGGCTGGACTCCCAGCGACTCTGCCACGACGTACTCGCCCACCGCCAGCCCCAGTTGGACGTGTCCTACACCGAGATCCCCGGGTACGGCCACCTGGACACGTTCCTGGGCCGGGGCGCCGCCCTCGACGTCTTCGGTCACATCCTCGAATTTCTCGGCGGACGGGGGTGA